The Streptomyces halobius genomic interval GGGAGCGCCGCCGGCCGGCGGATTGGCACCGCCCGACGGGTCGACGATCGCCTCCACGCGCCACGGCAGCTTGAACTTCTCGGCCAGTACGTCCTTGAGGACGTCCTCGCTTCCTCCGTTGGCGAAGCTGTCGCGGGCACCGGCATTGGGGAAGCCGATCTGCAGGGTCGTGCCGTCGAACCCGGACACCTGGGCGTTCTGGCTGAGCAGGATCCAGGTGAAACGTCGGCGGTCCTTCACCGCGTCCAGGATCTCCGGCCACAGCTGGCGCACCTGGGCGGCCCCCGGCACCATCCCGGGCGCGGCTCCGGCCTGCGGCTGCTGCTGCGCGGCCGCTGGCTGCTGTCCGGGCGCGGGCGCACCGGCGGCCGGCCCGGCGGCAGCGGCCGACGTGGCCGTCCCGCCTTGCGTTCCTTGGCCGCCCTGGCCGCCCTGCCCCGGCGCCACGGCCGACGGCCAGCCACCGGGCTTGCGCCCGCCGGCGGCGCCGGCGGGGCCGCTCCCCGGTCCCCCGGTGCCGCCCGGCCAGGCGCCGGGCCGCGTGGGAGCGCCCTCCCCACCGGAGGGGCCGGCCGCGCCACCGGGCACACCCGAGGCAGCCGGAGCCGGTGCGGAAGCGGCCGGAGCGGGAGCCGCCGGAGCAGCCGGCCCCGGGGCCGGCCCGGCCGGCAAAGCCGAGGCCGGGCCACTGGCCTCCCCCGCACCTTCCGTACCCCGGGCACCACCCTGCCCACTGCCACCCCCGGCACCACTACCGCTCGCACCTTGCGCCGCCCCCCGTACCGCCGCGCGCGCGGCCGCCGGGCCGGACGGTCCCGCGGGCGGCACCGCCGGATGAGCCTCCGGCCCCGGTACATACCCGGCCGCGGGCCCGCCCCCGGAAGAAACGATCGGCACCCCGGCCCCGACGTCACCACCGGTCACAGGGCCCGTAGCCCCAGCGCCGCCGCCCTGCGCCCACGCACCCGCGCCACGCTCCAGCCGATCGAGCCGTGCCTGCACCGACCGCTCGTCGTCGTACGCCGCGGGCAGCAGCACCCGCGCACAGATCAGCTCCAGCTGCAGCCGCGGCGAGGTCGCCCCGCGCATCTCCGTCAGCCCCGCATTGACCAGATCAGCGGCCCGGCTCAGCTCCGCCGCCCCGAACACGGACGCCTGCGCCGTCATCCGCTCCACGACATCGGCCGGGGCATCGATCAGCCCCTTCTCCGCCGCGTCCGGCACGGCCGCCAGGATCACCAGATCCCGAAGCCGCTCCAGCAGATCGGCCACGAACCGCCGCGGGTCGTTACCCCCCTCGATGACCCGGTCCACGACCTCGAAGGCCGCGGCCCCGTCCCCCGCCGCGAACGCCTCCACAATCGAGTCCAGAAGCGACCCGTCCGTATACCCGAGCAGGGCGGTCGCCATGGCATATGTCACACCGTCCTCGCCGGCCCCGGCGAGCAGCTGGTCCATGACGGACATCGAGTCCCGCACCGACCCGGCCCCGGCCCGCACCACCAGCGGCAGCACCCCGTCCTCCACGGGGGCCGACTCCCGTGCGCACACCTCGGCCAGGTAGTCCCGGAGCGTCCCGGGCGGCACCAGCCGGAACGGATAGTGATGAGTCCGCGACCGGATCGTCCCGATGACCTTCTCGGGCTCGGTCGTCGCGAAGATGAATTTCAGATGCTCCGGCGGCTCCTCGACAACCTTCAGCAGGGCGTTGAACCCCGCCGAGGTCACCATGTGCGCCTCGTCGATGATGTAGATCTTGTACCGGCTCGACACCGGCCCGAAGAACGCCTTCTCCCGCAGCTCACGCGCGTCATCCACGCCACCGTGCGACGCCGCGTCGATCTCGATCACATCGATCGACCCACGCCCGTTCCGCGCCAGGTCCACGCACGACTGGCACTTCCCGCAGGGCGCAGGAGTGGGGCCTTCCTCACAGTTCAAACACCGCGCCAGGATCCGCGCACTGGTCGTCTTGCCACACCCACGCGGCCCACTGAACAAATAGGCGTGATTGACCCGATTGTTCCGCAATGCCTGCTGCAGCGGTTCGGTCACGTGCTCTTGCCCGATGACCTCGGCGAAGGTCTCGGGTCGGTAGCGGCGGTACAGCGCAAGGGACGACACGCATACGACGATATCGGCCCCCACTGACAACCGACCCGCCCGCGAACGCAAGCGCCCCCCACGCACCCGCCAGAGCCGACCTACCCTTGCTGCCTTCCGGCCCTGGGGGAGTTCAGTCAGATAGCGCCACGTGAGGGGCTGCGCACTACATTAGCGGATCCCCCGCCCAAGAAACGACCCGGACCCCACCCCGATCCGTCGCCGGACCCCCGTCTCCGGATCATGTTCGCGAGCACTCCCCAACGTCTTGTATTGTTTGCGGCGGAGGATTCGCCTAGAGGCCTAGGGCGCACGCTTGGAAAGCGTGTTGGGGGCAACCCCTCACGAGTTCGAATCTCGTATCCTCCGCACCCGCCCAGCAGGGCAGACGAGGGCCCCGACCGGATTCCGGTCGGGGCTCTCGTCGTTGCGTGGCTGCAGTTTGGGTTGCAGTTCGAATCCGAGCCGCTTGGCCTCGCAACCACCCACGGCCCCGGGCCTGCTGTGAACCGTCTGAGCTGCCGGCTGTTCGGCCATGGCCCCGCCCGGGCAGACCGGGGCGGGCAGATCTCTTTGTGATCCTTTGCGTGCTGGCCGGTCTTGACCTTGCCCCAGAGAGGTTCCAGTCGACGGGGCACAGGCGGCAGTCCCAGTCGAGCCAGCGCCCCTTTTGCACGCCCTGGCCGCCGGCGGATGCGCATCCGTCCTAGGGTCCAGTAGTCGTACTTCTGTGCAGATCTACATTGCGGAATCCATGAGGGCTGTAGCCGGTGCCGGGGATCGGCAGTGGCGAACCGCTCCGCTGCCGATCCTCCGTGGGATTACCGCTGGGACAGGTCCGGTGCCATGGTGCGGAAGCGGGCCGTGGTTGCGTCCTCGCTCCAGCGATGCGGTCCGGCTTTCTCCAGTACGCGGATCGAGGCCGGGTTCGAGAGTTCCACATCGGCGTACACCGTGCGGACGTCCGGAGAGGTTGGTGCGTACGCCACGAGTGCCTGGGTGGCCTCGGGGGCACAGCCTCGGCCGCGCCGCGAGGCCATGATGCCGCATCCGATCTCAAGGGCACCGTCACTCGACGGCCAGAACAGCCCGGTCGCGACCTTTCCCCACCTCACGCCGACGCGAGGTGGAGGACGAGGACACCCTTGACGTGAAGGTGGGTGGCCACCCTTACCGAGGCCGGGATCAGATGCTGGACAGCGAAGACCACCCCGCAAGAACCTGGGTGGGCTCGTCTCTGATTGCTGCCGTCATCGTTCCCGTGGCTGCGGTAGACGAGTACGCGAGCGGCCTCGTCCGGATCCGTGGCCAGACCTTGACCGCTCCCTCTCAGTGGGATGCCAGGCCCGCGAGAAGTCGTTTGCCCATGCCCCGAGTGATGGCCACTTGGTGACCGCTGTCAGCAGGCGGCTGCACAGCCGTGGGTGTCCCGCTCCGGACGCTCTCCTGCCAGTCACCAGGCAGTCGTGTTCATCCGGGGCGGGAGCCGACGTCAGGTGTGGTCGCTGAGCCGGGTCCTCAGGCGGCGGTTCTCCTCTTCCAGGGCTGCGAGCCGGGTACGTATCGGGTCGAGCACGGCCTCGAGTTCGGCTTTCGCGTAGCGAGGGGTGATGTGCTGGGGGCAGTTCCAGTTGAAACCCTCGACGTGGATGAGCATCAAGCGTTCCACCTGGCCGGGGGTGCGCACAGCGGAGAGGCGCTCGGCGAGGGCGGGGTCGTCGTGCAACGGCTGCACGGAGGCCCGGCCGAAGATCTTCAGTCGACGCTGCTGCGGGTAGTCCATGAAGAACAGCGCCACGCGCCCGTCCGCGCGGACGTTCCCCGTGCTGATGTACTGGCGGTTGCCGCGCACGTCGGCGTAACCGATCGTCCGCTCGTCGAGGACGTGGAGGAAGCCGGGTGCGCCTCCTTTGAACTGGACGTACGGCCAGCCGGTCTCGCTGACGCTGGCGAGGTAGAAGCCGTCGCGGGCCTCGATGAAGGCGGCCTCATCTGCCGCTAGCGGTTCCGGAGCATCTCCCTCCATGAGCCTGCGACCGACTGCCGCCGCGCTTCCCTGTTCACTTTGGACTTGGCGCACCGATTCGGTGTACGCCAGGTGGGCATAGCGGCCCATTCGACCTCCTGTGGGCTCGTTGGCGGCTGTCCCCTCGACGCTCGTCGCGGGTCCGCGCCCCCGTCGGATCATCCGGCGTGCTGTCGCCGCTCTTCTGGTGTGGAGGCGGCCAGGATCGACGTCAGCAGGCCGGGGAAGCGCCGTTCGAGTTCGTTCCTGCGCAGCCGACTGAGCCGGGAGTTGCCCACCAGCCGGGTCGCGACAACTCCGCTCTCCCGCAGTGTGCGCAAGTGGTGGGAGACGGTCGACCGCTTGACAGGGACGTCGAGCGTGGTGCAGGAACCCTCGCTCGCGGAGTCGAGCAGGCGGACGATCTGCAGGCGTACGGGATCGGCCAGGGCCTGCAGGACCGTACCGATGTCAACCTCGTCGAGGTCGGGCTCCGGCAGCCAGGTGTCCTTCGTATCGCGCATCACGTCCTCCATGGTGATCGTCTCTGACGATACACATCGAATTCGTCGACTTGGCGAGTTTCGATTCCCGTCGACAGTTACGATGTCGATCGACATAAGCTACGATGCTCATCGTAACAGACGGTACCTATCGGAACGGGAGTACCCGATGACCGACACCGCGCAAACCACACAAGGCGCGCGCTGGCGCCCTCATGCAATGGTTCTGGCCCTGGGCACCTTCGCCGTGGGAACCGACGCCTTCGTGATCGCCGGCCTGCTCCCCGACATCAGCCGTTCGCTCCACGTCGACATTGCCGCCGCAGGTCAGCTGGTCAGTGTCTTCTCCATCGCCTACGCGCTGCTGTCACCCGTCCTGGCGGCCCTCACCGGCAGGTGGTCCCGGCGCCGCGTGCTGGTCACCGCCCTCGGCATCTTCGCGGTGGGCAACGTCGTCACCGCACTCGCCCCTGGCTACGCCCTGGTCCTGGTATCCCGGGTGGTGGCCGCGGCGGGAGCTGCGATGTTCACGCCCAATGCGGGGGCCACCGCCGCCGCCATCGCCGGTGGTGAGCGGCGCGGACGGGCGATCGCGATAGTGACCGTCGGCCTGACGTCCTCGCTCGCTCTCGGCGCGCCGCTGGGCACCGCCATCGGGAACGCGTTCGGGTGGAGGGCGACCATGTGGTTTGTCACGGCG includes:
- a CDS encoding DNA polymerase III subunit gamma and tau, yielding MSSLALYRRYRPETFAEVIGQEHVTEPLQQALRNNRVNHAYLFSGPRGCGKTTSARILARCLNCEEGPTPAPCGKCQSCVDLARNGRGSIDVIEIDAASHGGVDDARELREKAFFGPVSSRYKIYIIDEAHMVTSAGFNALLKVVEEPPEHLKFIFATTEPEKVIGTIRSRTHHYPFRLVPPGTLRDYLAEVCARESAPVEDGVLPLVVRAGAGSVRDSMSVMDQLLAGAGEDGVTYAMATALLGYTDGSLLDSIVEAFAAGDGAAAFEVVDRVIEGGNDPRRFVADLLERLRDLVILAAVPDAAEKGLIDAPADVVERMTAQASVFGAAELSRAADLVNAGLTEMRGATSPRLQLELICARVLLPAAYDDERSVQARLDRLERGAGAWAQGGGAGATGPVTGGDVGAGVPIVSSGGGPAAGYVPGPEAHPAVPPAGPSGPAAARAAVRGAAQGASGSGAGGGSGQGGARGTEGAGEASGPASALPAGPAPGPAAPAAPAPAASAPAPAASGVPGGAAGPSGGEGAPTRPGAWPGGTGGPGSGPAGAAGGRKPGGWPSAVAPGQGGQGGQGTQGGTATSAAAAGPAAGAPAPGQQPAAAQQQPQAGAAPGMVPGAAQVRQLWPEILDAVKDRRRFTWILLSQNAQVSGFDGTTLQIGFPNAGARDSFANGGSEDVLKDVLAEKFKLPWRVEAIVDPSGGANPPAGGAPRSGGGGGGFGGGAPAAPRQSAPQPPPRASAPAPEARGQYGQGGGQSGGGATGGSQGARMAAREAVAPSASAGGGQGAPAAEPSYTPEPPPMAIEYDMPAEDDPDLVDSALSGHELIVRELGATVLEEYNNE
- a CDS encoding GNAT family N-acetyltransferase; amino-acid sequence: MRWGKVATGLFWPSSDGALEIGCGIMASRRGRGCAPEATQALVAYAPTSPDVRTVYADVELSNPASIRVLEKAGPHRWSEDATTARFRTMAPDLSQR
- a CDS encoding pyridoxamine 5'-phosphate oxidase family protein; this translates as MEGDAPEPLAADEAAFIEARDGFYLASVSETGWPYVQFKGGAPGFLHVLDERTIGYADVRGNRQYISTGNVRADGRVALFFMDYPQQRRLKIFGRASVQPLHDDPALAERLSAVRTPGQVERLMLIHVEGFNWNCPQHITPRYAKAELEAVLDPIRTRLAALEEENRRLRTRLSDHT
- a CDS encoding ArsR/SmtB family transcription factor is translated as MRDTKDTWLPEPDLDEVDIGTVLQALADPVRLQIVRLLDSASEGSCTTLDVPVKRSTVSHHLRTLRESGVVATRLVGNSRLSRLRRNELERRFPGLLTSILAASTPEERRQHAG